Part of the Acidaminococcales bacterium genome, CGCGTCGATCGGTATGGCAAACCCCATGCCCTCGACGCCGGCGTAATTGATCTTGGCGCTGTTTATGCCTATGACCAGGCCGTCGGCGTTAACTAAAGCGCCGCCGCTGTTGCCGGGGTTGATGGCGGCGTCGGTCTGCAAAAGCTGGTATCTTTGGTCGCCTATTTCCAGCGTGCGGTTGAGCGCGCTGATTACGCCGAGCGTAACGCTGCCGCGAAATTCCATGTCAAGCGGGTTGCCTATGGCTATGGCGGGTTCGCCCACGACTATTTCGGAAGAATTGCCAAATTGCGCGACCGGCAGATCCTTGCCCCCCTCGATTTTGACCACCGCCAGATCGGTCGCCGGATCGGTGCCCAGCACCCTGCCGGGGAAAGTGCGCCCGTCTATCAGGCTTATTACCAGTTCCTGCGCGTCTTCCACCACGTGGTTGTTGGTTACTATAAGGCCGGACTGGTCAAAGATGACGCCCGAGCCTTGCCCGCGGTCGACAATCACCTTGCGTCCGCTGAAAAAGTCCCTGATATAGCCCTTGTTGGCTATGCCGACGACCGCCGGGGCGACCCTTTGCGCCGCGCGCACGACCGGGGTATTGCGCGCGGCCGATATGGAGGGCTGGGCTTTGGCGCTATTTATGTCCTGCCCGTAACCGGCGGCATTATTGTTGATAATGCCCGGCGCGGCCAGCCCGCAGCCGAGCACAAAAACGCCGATGGCCATTCCCGTCAGAATGCTTGCCGATTGCGACAATAAACGCTTTAAAGCATTCACTTCACATCACTCTCCCTGCCGTAATTGCTTACCAGGACTTCCTGGCTCGTTACGTATATGGACGCGCCCGCCGCGCCGCGCCCGGCCAAAATGTCCGCGACGGTTTTTTGCGCAAGCTCCGGGCGGTTGTTTTCCCGGCTCAAATGCGCGAGAAAAACCTGCGTTGTTTTGCCGCCGCACACTTCGGCGAGCAGCCGCCCGGCTTGTGTGTTGGACAAGTGGCCTTTGCCGCCGCCGATCCTTTTTTTCATGGCCGGCGGGTAAGAGCCGCCGGCCAGCATTTTTTCGTCGTGGTTGGCCTCGACGATGAACACGTCGCTGCCCGACAGGGCGGCCTTTACCTCCTCGCCGGCAAAGCCCAGATCGGTAGCCAGCGAACATTTTCGGGATCGGTAAAAAATGTTAAAGCCGACCGGCGCCGCCGCATCGTGCGAAACGGCGAAAGGCCTTACGCAAAGATCGCCGACGGCGGTCTCCCGCATGGGCAAAAGGCGGCGGCAGCCGGGCGGGATCTTTCTGAGGCCTTCGAGCGCCAGCCAAGTTTCCTCCCGGGCAAACACCTGTACCTGCGATTTTTCCGCAAACGCCGGAAGCCCCTTCACATGGTCGGTATGTTCGTGCGTTATGAATATGCCCGCCAAGTCCCGCGCCCCAAGGCCCAGCCCGCCCAGTTCCCGCTCAAGCCGCCGGGCGCTTATCCCGGCGTCGATCATAATGGTCGTGCGCCCGGCGCCTACGAGAACAGCGTTGCCTTTGCTGCCGCTCGCCAGGACATGCACTCGAAAAGAATCGCCCATCATGCTTGGCCGCAAAAATCGGCCCGGCGCTGGTGCCGATATAACCCGCCCCCCGCCTTTAAGAGGCGCAGGGCCCGCGTCCCGGGGCGTATGCCGCCGGCGGCCCGCCCGGAATTGACGCAAAGGCCGCGAAACCCGTGCTTTTCCACTTCCGCGCAAGCGGCGGCGATCTCCTGCGGCGTAACGCCCGGCTTCAATACGGCGCGTTCAATATATCGGGCAATGCCGTCCATCAATTTCACCTCTCTGGCCGTTCGCCGGCTTACCGTAGAAACAAGCTCCCATTGCTTTTTATTATAGTATCTGCAAGCAAAAATTGCAAAAAATTTACTTGAGTATTGTTGGGAACCACTTTGCGCCGCGCCGCCGCAAAAGTCCGGCTTGCGCCAAAGCCTGTTTGGGCGGCTTGGGGCCGCCTCTTTTGCTATCTGCCGGGCGCGCGCCGGGGGCCGGTTTTCGTGGGCATCCCGCGCAGGTTCGGCCATGGCCAAGCAGGGGGCGGCGCGAAGCCCTTTTGCGCGCCGTTGTCCCGCAAAAGGGCGGAAATAACGCTGCCGCAAGTTTTTTGCGCAAAGCGCCCCGGCCGCGCCGCTTGCGCGCAGCGAAAGCAAAAGGCTCCCCGCTCGCAGCAGGGAGCCTTTGCCGTGCGGGGCAAGCCCCGCGCAGGGCAATATAGCGCAAACCAGAAGGATACGCGAAATCTTTGCCGCCCGCGCCTTGCCTGATGGGCGGGCTTTGCTAGGGGGCGCGTTCGGCGCTTGCCCAAAAGGCAAGCCGAGCCATCCAAAGAAAGGTTCAGGCAGCGCCCGCCTTTAGAAGAACCATTTGAACTGCGCGGCGAAGCCCACGCCTTCGCGCTTGCCGGTGTAGCCTTCCACTTTGAGGTCGACCAAGCTGTTCTTGCCTTTGAAGGTTACGCCGAGTTCCCCTATGCCGGTGCCGCCTTTCATCTTCGGCGACTCGATCGGCGACCCTTCAGCCGTCCCTTTGGCTTTGCCGTCAAATTCGTGGTCGTAGGCCAGCCCAGCGTAAAATTCGTTCTTTTCCCCTACCGCCTTGGTATACCTTAGGCCCGCCCGCCAGCGCAGGGAGGTTACGGCGTCAAGTTCCACCGGGTGCCCCAGCACGCTCACCGAGTCGCTGCCCGCGCGCGTATAGAGGATCTTGGTGTAAAGGTCGAGGGCGGCGTCGCCCTTTAGTTCCTTTATGTAGCC contains:
- a CDS encoding trypsin-like peptidase domain-containing protein; the protein is MNALKRLLSQSASILTGMAIGVFVLGCGLAAPGIINNNAAGYGQDINSAKAQPSISAARNTPVVRAAQRVAPAVVGIANKGYIRDFFSGRKVIVDRGQGSGVIFDQSGLIVTNNHVVEDAQELVISLIDGRTFPGRVLGTDPATDLAVVKIEGGKDLPVAQFGNSSEIVVGEPAIAIGNPLDMEFRGSVTLGVISALNRTLEIGDQRYQLLQTDAAINPGNSGGALVNADGLVIGINSAKINYAGVEGMGFAIPIDAVKPIVKDLIEKGKVTRPYLGVNLLDSKTAAFYYGYRFEKGLLISRALENSPAAKAGLRQGDIIVKVNGVEVNRVVELRAELNKLSVGQTAELSISRDGRLISVAVALEKLPD
- a CDS encoding MBL fold metallo-hydrolase, producing the protein MMGDSFRVHVLASGSKGNAVLVGAGRTTIMIDAGISARRLERELGGLGLGARDLAGIFITHEHTDHVKGLPAFAEKSQVQVFAREETWLALEGLRKIPPGCRRLLPMRETAVGDLCVRPFAVSHDAAAPVGFNIFYRSRKCSLATDLGFAGEEVKAALSGSDVFIVEANHDEKMLAGGSYPPAMKKRIGGGKGHLSNTQAGRLLAEVCGGKTTQVFLAHLSRENNRPELAQKTVADILAGRGAAGASIYVTSQEVLVSNYGRESDVK
- a CDS encoding autotransporter outer membrane beta-barrel domain-containing protein, producing the protein RVGQVKTDFTQHSGNLAGSTYDAKSVYYGLHLGVGYIKELKGDAALDLYTKILYTRAGSDSVSVLGHPVELDAVTSLRWRAGLRYTKAVGEKNEFYAGLAYDHEFDGKAKGTAEGSPIESPKMKGGTGIGELGVTFKGKNSLVDLKVEGYTGKREGVGFAAQFKWFF